TTTCAGGACAGTATATTGGTAAATTCCAGTGTAAAATTGGTTATGGCAAAGTGTTGCCTACAACTAGAGTTTGGGTAGGTGGTCTAGGACCTTGGACATCGGTCACTCAATTAACTCAAGAATTTGATCGATTTGGAGCCATTAAGAAAATAGAATATGTGAAAGGTGAAAGTCATGCTTATATTCTTTATGAAAGCTTAGATGCTGCTCAGGCAGCTGTTAAGGAGATGCGAGGAGTTCCTCTGGGAGGGCCAGACAAACGACTTAGAACAGACTTTGCAGAAGTCAATCCTCCGGGTCCTTTCCCAGCTGGCTATAAGAAGGAATTTGAAGGAGAGTTTGAAGAGTGGGGTAGCCGCAGCGGAACCACTGGCGCTTATGAAGACTATGGAGGTAGCAGTGATTATGGCTCAAGTTATGGACGAGGAAGAGGCAGGGGACGTGGATGGCATGAAAGGGGGCGGGGTCATCGGGGGAACTACCATGGTGACTATCAGAGAGATTATAGAGATTATGAAGGCACTCCAGAAGGTGGTGATCCAGCAAGGAGCCCAGATCCAAGTGATTCCAATAACACTTCCGGACTGAGTAGGGCTCGCACGTTGGCAGACGTCGCTCGTGAAACGAGTACGGCATGGCATGGCTCCCTCATTCTAAAGAATTCATCATTTGGTACCAAGATGCATCTTATTGAGGGCGATGGTGAAGTTGCTGACATGATGCAAGATGAAGATGCTAGGCCTCTTCTCCGTATCACACAGCGACTCCGTTTAGATCAGAGTCGTCTTGACGACGTCAGTCGACGTATTAGTGCTCCATCCACGGCAACTATAATGTTGTCATTACCCAGTACTACTGCTCCGCAGGCTCCAGAGGAAGCGTCAGTTCAGACTCGACCACTTCGAAATCTGGTGGCCTATCTCAAGCAGAAGGAAGCAGCGGGTGTGATCACCCTCAATACAAgtaacagtagcagcagcagcagcaacaacaaagaAGCATCTATGCAGGGTGTTTTATATGCTTTTCCTCCATGTGCATTCTCTTTGGACCTTCTCCATCGTGTATCGCCGGGCCTCACAGAAGAAACTACTAGAGACGATCATTTGGTTATTGTCATAGTCAAAGGAACGGCAACTTGAACATTCACCTAATGTTTCCCCTTAACATTTATTAGGTATGAATTAACTATATGATATTGGTATTGTGTTGAAGTATAagaaggaaaatgagttgttaatgtttttgagcTTAGGTATGTTTTTATGATGACTAAGAATTCTATGTATAAAGGAATATACAGTTTGTATTCCAAGTTATTGTCGAATCAGCAATTTGTGTCGGTTCAAGCAAGTATGGATAATTTTGAATTGTGATGAAAAAATACCTTCATTATTAGGTATTATTATAGAATTTTTATCAAGTGTTATCATATAGTTTTGATAAATGTCATTTAAGTGTCACGTGTAGCTTAATTACCAAAGGTCATGGTTTCAGAATGTGCTTCAGTGTTTGATTGTGCATGTGAAATAACGTCTTTGCTCTGTGGTGAATGATAGTCAAGTGATTTATTTACACTACAGTATTTTTCATGGATAAGCTAAATTCATTTCATTTCCTTTGAGTGAAGTGGTCTTGTGAAGTGATTAATTCTTAAAGGTTAGGTTTTGGTGATGGCTCAATCTTGCCTCTAAATCAATGTGTGTCTTATTGGATTGTGCATTAATCATTTTCTAAAGGTGTTTTCTGTACAGTGCCATAATCAGTGCTCTTTATATTTGATGATTTCAAGTGTGGTAGGAAGTGTTCCCTTATTTAAAGCTTTGAATATCTTTaaatagtgaaatttttttttttgctccaagtGTTTGTGAGTGTTATGAAAGAAGCATTGCAGCAAAATTTTTGTGAAGTGAGTTTATACAAGTGCAATATATTTTGGAAAGAgagaatatatttaatatttaattctaGTCAGTGGGTGGGGGGTGGATACTACctggagtatattttttttttattgtgtagtttAAGTGAAGAAAGTAAAGTTTCAGTGGTCAAGTGCTTTCTAATTTCTAGTTTATTCAGTCATTTCAGGTTGAAACTTTATTATCCCCTTTGGAATAAGTTACTGGTACTAGAAAAGTTTTAGTGGTATTTCACCTCCCTTCAGTAACTAGATTTGTTTTCAGGTTGTCCTCTTTTTGTGATTTTCATCATGGAATATCTTATTTTTTGCATGTCCTTATAATTACACAATCATTCATCATATTTACACCACATACACACATGTAATCTACATAGAATGTAGCCCATGTCATTGTTGGGTAACAGTTGAGGTAGGGTATAACCACTAGGGTTTTTCTTTTGCTcaagtaggctctctctctctcactcactcttacTCTTTCTCTCGCTCACTCTTACTCTTTCTCTCGCTCACTCTTACTCTTTCTCTCGCTCATTCTTATCACTTTCTCTCGctgtcactctctctttctctctgactcTCATGCACCCCAGTATGGCCTTCTTGGTCCCAACACTGTTCAGATACCTCCCATTCATTTCTCattctgattttattttcattttctatcatCCTCACCCTCACTGCAATCCCTGGACTAGGGGTTTGGTCACCTTGATGCGTCCTCGCTAACTACAGtatagttttcttttattcttcctCCCAAGTGTCGTTAAAAATCCTTCTTTTCCCATGAAATTTTTCTCGTTATTAAAGAAACCAACATAACCCAATGTTTACATGAATATGGTACTCCTAGctcaaaaaaaaaatccgaaatacATAATACCTTTTATCTAAGGGTCAGCCTCTTGAAAAATAAAGCGTGATCATTTGTACATGATTCTTTTTATCGATTGAATTTTTTTGCTAATTCAACACCACATGCAGCTCGCATTATTTAAACAGAAGTAAGTGAATTTTACTGAGAAGTCAAAAACACGTTTAAAGAATTTGAATAGAATTATCGTAAAAGTTGAATTTGTTCAACAATGGTTAAAACCATAACCAATTGCTAGCATGGCTTTATccccctcctttccattctttataTGTACATTACATGAAACCAGTGCCTCCAGAACTAACTTCAGTTGCTTTTACTTAGTGATACATGAACAGCCATCCTATTTGCCGTAACTTTAGAATATTGAGGTATTGCCAAGAGACTACAGTATTCTGTTTCTGGGCAGGTCCTTCTCATTCATTGTCTGAAGAGGGCCTTTGTGGTTGAACAAATTGTTTACTTTAGCTGATCCTTTGAGAAATTTATAATGAAGATTTTGTATTGAAGTAACAAAATCTTTTTGCTTGAGTATCAATTTTCTGTGCTGGCATTTAGGGAATTTTCAACAGGAGGGAGGAAATCATTTCCTTAGACTTTGTATCGGAAGGGAATTTTTAATGTTCCTAGAGCTCAGTTTTTTAAAAAGTGATTCAGCAAGAAATATTCTATTTCCAGTCTCATTTAGAGCATTATAAAACATTAGCAATGGGTCACAAAGTCATCTTTTGAAAAGAACTACAGTATAATACATGGTCATTCAACCATAGCTTCTCTGAAagctttttttccttttattccgtCACTAACAAACCTTGCATTATTTAATTATTCACGCTGTTTAGTCAGTGCCATTAACGTTCAAGATATATCCTATCTGAAAGCATTTTTTTAATGTCTTCGtagatttttttcttgaattttttaggTAATTTTTTATGAATCATGGAATTGCTAGTTTATGAATTATTGATCTTTCTTTTTCTTGAATCTCTGTGTGAATTATCTGATTGAAAATAATCCATCCACTATCAAGTGGAAAGAATGTGGTGAAAGTTGATGTATTTTAGATCccacgaaaaaaaatataaaggaactAGGGTAATAATTTATAATTTGGATCCATGCTACGTAGTTATACATTAATCTTAATATAGATTTAAGTCTCCATGGTGACGTAATGTTTAGGTGGACATCATGTACATTTTATCTGGCCTTTATTTTGGATTCATTAAATGTTCTTCTTGTGATTTGAGTCATTCTATCAAtgcatttttacagtatttctaTTTCTCGAATCTTCAAGAGGCTGACTCCATGCATAATCTTATGGGCTTTGGGATTTTAATTACTATACATGTTTCCATTACAGCTTTTCAGGTTTTGGGAAAAACGACGAGATAGCAGGTCGGACCTAAAAGTGCCACTCTTAATATATGTAATgccgtatttatatatacttatgccCTGAgagttaaagtgaatcttatcttAAAATTTCAGTAATTGAAAATGTGATATTTAATTGGCCAACTGAACATTGGCTTAGTTACCTATTTAAAATGCAGTTGATAATCAAATCAAAGAAATTATTGAAGTCGGTGAAGTGTCGTTTGGGTGCTTCAGTGTTTGAGTGCTTTATTAGTATCTCATAATTGCTTAAATGGTCATAAATATCATTAATCAATAGTAGTCCCAGTGTTTTTCCATCTCTTCACAGTTTAATCAAACCTTGCTTTTCAAAGTGCTCTGCTATATATTAGTGAATTGGTCATGGGCGAGTCAAATTTTAAAGTGCCAGGGAGATCGCAGAATTTACAGAGGAGGGTAAAGTTACTTAACATACAATACAGTTTAGGAAACTAAAGTTTTATGCATGCTCAGTGTATATCCCATGTTATCAAGTGCTGAAAATTTTGGATACCTTAGAGTCTGGCGTTGGGTCCTTGAAAAATGTCCTAATGTAATTTCATGTTGACTTAAAAAAGTTGGTGGGGCAGTACATTTTACAGAAAGTAAAGGACGGTACATGAAACATGTCCGTGCCGGTACTTTAGGGGTGATTGTGGGGTTTTGTTTCCTTAACAGGACTTGTCCTCTAAAGGATTCAAAAAAAGGGGGTTAGTGAAGTGCAGTGAAGTTTTTCTTTTTCAGTATACTGTACTTGGTGCTTCTTTCATATATCTTACCAAACTCCAGTGTTTCATTTTGGTTAACAGTTTCAGTTCGTGTTGAATATTCAAACTTCAAAAGAAATCAATGGCTTTACCATGAAAAATATTCACCACATTGAGTAAAAAATGGGTAATAAAAGATCAACTGTGAGAAACAGTATGTAGTGTTTTATAGTTCTTCCATTATTGTACCATGAAAATGTAATATAGGTTTGAATGGAAGTAAAAGCTTTTTAAGTGGTTTTGTTTGGATTGTAATTATGGTTAATTTAAACATTTTTAAGGAACACAAAAGTGACTATTCCCTcagttctgtaaaaaaaaaaatatcgtcttAAGCAAAACCCAACGAGACACTTGTGTACTTTTAAATACTTATATACAATGATTGCTGTCTTTGTGTAGTTTATCTTTAAATTGTGTGACGTGTGTTGTGATGTGTTGCGATTGTTAATGCTGCGAGACAGTTAAAATCTTTAGTGTTAGACGTGAAGTGTACTAGTGATGATAATCAGTGCCCTGGTAAGGGATAGGCAGTGATGGAGTGGTCATGCAGTCTCTAGGAATAGTGAGTCAAGTTTCCCCCGGAAACCTTATATGGTGCAGCTGTATTTGAATGCAGTCGATCACAGTATTTAGAGTTTTTTGTACATTGTTAGTAACAAAGATGGAATAATTTCTTTAAAGATAGGAAAGTATCGGGTAGATAAATTTCTAATTCATTtcagtttttttaattatatagctAAATCTTATTAAATTGCTATCCTCAGATTATAAATTTAAGAATGCTTTATTACAtagtattttcattatatttatactaatattatGGATTATGTGCATTACTACAGGTAGCAGTACACTACTGAGATATACTTCAAGATATGGAATTTCCGTATGGTAACTTcaagaacaaaaataaataagaatcTCTACCTTGTTTTTTTCTTGTGTGACCTTAAATGTAAATAGAGTTGTGAAGTACTTTAGTTATTTATACTTACCCCCATTTCATAAAAATCTGTTGTGCAGtactttagttttatatatttggCCCCATTTCatagaaaacaaagttattttgtATAGACTATTGGTTAAACTATACTTTGCTTAAATCTGATGTCTCTGTCATTcactccaaaggaaaagtcaatCATTTCAGCACACGTGATTCGCAGTATGTAGTGTAATGAGAAATTCAATTTAACGCATATGTTTCCCTGAAGCTTAACTATTAATTTAGCTTTTCTCCCATAAAATTAAAGCCCAAActagaccttgatgcttaagggAGGTGTTGCCTTTATTTGttcataaagaccactgatttgTTATATGTACTGTATCCTAAATTATCAATtgttccttcacaaatacaaaCCAATGTCCTTTAATAGAAGTGTGACTTTGGCGAAGCTAAAACATctttgttccgacacagacacttacctcaaaacactttcttaggagttactggaacctcctctcaaacgaccagagttttgtgtagtttactccactcccattttctatagtggtaggcctCGCGTGGGAAAACGTGCCCCGAGGGCAATGCCCAGGGTCGGCCACATGTTAGCCAGGTCGTAttcttcagtaagttttctggtcgtgtCGTGTTATCACACGCTGCTCCTCAATTCtcagtgcgaccccctttgtgttcatcgccacgtggttaccacatggactttgctttctttacgAGTGATCAGTGCTATTGCTGTGTGCTTCTAAGGGTTCTATCTTCTGTGATGTTTAAACTTTAAACAAGGTAAACAATTCCTgtgaggtgggagggggggggtaaACAATTGGCGCAATCCTCTCTCCCACAGAAAGGACTGACATACTTCCTGCAGTTGTCATGAAGCTTTTCCTTTTAGACTTCAATAAATCATCGGGCTCACTTGCGTTCTAGGGATATTAAAGGAATATGTCAAGTATGTGGATTGTTTCCTAATATCTGTAATTGTGAGACAGTTTTTTGTGTCTGTTGGCTGGCATATCTGTTGACATTCCTGAAACAAACGAGAGTTATTTAGAATTGGCTTTTCAGGCATAAGTCAAGGACCTTCCAGACACTGCAGGCAGTTACCAGACGGTCTTTGGTTCAGAAGGAGGAGATGAGCGCTTTCGAAGTCCTCCAGACAATTTTCAAGGTCTTCACAATTAACTTTTATGGTGGGAAATTTCACAGGAACTTTGAGACCCATTGAACCTAAATGGTGCTTGTATCTAAAACACTTCCTTCAGTCTTACAAAAAACACTACCTCTTTGTCATCAGGGCTTTAGTTACCATTTCAAACCTGTAATTGTTCCGATACTAACAAACCTTTCAATATTTATGTGGGTATACTTTCGgcagagctggaaggcagccattagattttaaatgCGAGGTCGCAACCCTGTCTGGTCGGTCAGGATATCGTTCGAGACAATCCAATGATGTcttcagaatttattctgttcaacgATAGCAAGGGGCAAGACTCATCACC
Above is a window of Palaemon carinicauda isolate YSFRI2023 chromosome 6, ASM3689809v2, whole genome shotgun sequence DNA encoding:
- the nito gene encoding RNA-binding protein spenito → MKRGADRDLSPSSKRSRSSLGRYDDSSEDEGRRSSRGGSPGRRYPPPEPLHRSDHRDDFGRPPRGPPPPGYKVLCVSNLHAKASDEMVREALYREFKRFGDVSVKVTLGADERLAYVYFRSGEEAREAKHSKPRILFYDRPVVVEPVYEASSRDYGPPRGRSRTPPDYDRGYRPRTPPGQELDDRYEPRFDRRRPPPPPHSDYYAEGPPIRQDDYGYRQPRGRGGPHGHYGPPMRGFKHNFGGRGGGGGGGGGMVESKRDKFPNYLHHVPPEEDPLATRTLFAGNLEINISEDELRRIFGRYGVVDDIDIKRPPPGTGNAYAFVRYQNLDMAHRAKIELSGQYIGKFQCKIGYGKVLPTTRVWVGGLGPWTSVTQLTQEFDRFGAIKKIEYVKGESHAYILYESLDAAQAAVKEMRGVPLGGPDKRLRTDFAEVNPPGPFPAGYKKEFEGEFEEWGSRSGTTGAYEDYGGSSDYGSSYGRGRGRGRGWHERGRGHRGNYHGDYQRDYRDYEGTPEGGDPARSPDPSDSNNTSGLSRARTLADVARETSTAWHGSLILKNSSFGTKMHLIEGDGEVADMMQDEDARPLLRITQRLRLDQSRLDDVSRRISAPSTATIMLSLPSTTAPQAPEEASVQTRPLRNLVAYLKQKEAAGVITLNTSNSSSSSSNNKEASMQGVLYAFPPCAFSLDLLHRVSPGLTEETTRDDHLVIVIVKGTAT